The genomic window CAGCAGGCACTGGCTGAGAATAATATAAAGGACTTATCTTTAGGGCCATCCAAAAATATGGGGCCTTCCAGGATGCTCCTGTCCCCAATTCTTTCCCATGAATACATGGGAGCTGCCAGGTCTGCTTCCGGTTGTTTCAATGTCCAGGGATTAGTCATTTGGGCTATCATAATATCGCTGTGACTGCCTACATAAGCTGAATATAAGAAATACAATTTGCCCTTAAACTGGAAAACAGAACCATCAATACCATTGTATTTTGTATTTACTGCTCCCCGGTCTATCCATTTACCTTCTAATGGATTAGTCGATGCATTTTCCAAGACAAAAACATGACGGGTATTGTCCGCATCTTGTTTAATATCGGAGGCTGAATAATAGATGTACCATTTCCCTTTGATATAATGTATTTCAGGAGCCCAGATAGAGCAACTGTTAGGACCACTCGGAGGGCGTTTCCAAACCGTTTTCGCCTGAACGCCTCCCAGGGAAGTAATATCGGGCGTCCGCCAGATATCAATTCTATTGCCCCTGGTTACCAGGCAATAATAATAACCATCAGTATGATAATAGGCATAGGGGTCAGCGCCATCTTTCAAAACCGGATTCATGAATGTGGCATTATTTTGCGCATTTGAAGAATTGCAATACCAGATCAGCAAAAGAGAAAAAAGCAATATCCGTTTAAGCTTGAACGAATGCGTTGATTTTCCAGTATTAAAAATAACCATAGTCTCAATAGGTTTAAGTAATTAATTTAACTTCTTGTTTTCAAATAGTTATAATATGAAATGACCTTTATTTAAACCAATAGCTTTTTAATCCAGAGGCGATTATACTTATTTTTAAGGAAAATACAAATTATTCCGGGGCAGGAGAAATGTTGTTTCTCATTTTTCAATTATTGCTAATATGCTGAGATAAAGGGCTACCAGTCCTACTGATATGGCAAAATGAGATAATCCGTTGAATACAACTTTTATTCCAATTTCATTTGAAATATCTTCTCTTGTCATTATCTCTATTCCTGCTCCGCTTTCAAAAGAAAGGGTATAGGATGAAAAACCTTGATGGCATTTTCATACTTGTCACCACATTGCATTTCAAAATGCTTCTGATAAAAGGCTTACATTTTTTCTAAATCAGAAGACTATATTGCAATGTGTTCAATTTCTATTTTCTACTTTCCCGTTTATACCTGCCTTTGATATTAGTTTGATTAAATAACTAAATTGCTTAAAGCTCCCGGATCCAGATATTCCTATATGATACAGGATTTCTATGA from Bacteroidota bacterium includes these protein-coding regions:
- a CDS encoding glycoside hydrolase family 43 protein; the protein is MVIFNTGKSTHSFKLKRILLFSLLLIWYCNSSNAQNNATFMNPVLKDGADPYAYYHTDGYYYCLVTRGNRIDIWRTPDITSLGGVQAKTVWKRPPSGPNSCSIWAPEIHYIKGKWYIYYSASDIKQDADNTRHVFVLENASTNPLEGKWIDRGAVNTKYNGIDGSVFQFKGKLYFLYSAYVGSHSDIMIAQMTNPWTLKQPEADLAAPMYSWERIGDRSILEGPIFLDGPKDKSFILFSASACWDDNYSLGMLSIKKNGDLLNPSSWKRSSLPVFHMSEKNSVFGPGHNGFTQSPDGKESWIIYHAKDKPNLGCSKRSTRIQKFNWTQDGTPDFGEPLPINVPMAKPSGIK